The following proteins are co-located in the Leptospira sp. GIMC2001 genome:
- a CDS encoding ArsR/SmtB family transcription factor, with product MVTILSDVLNRQKSAILPALKSVSDETRVRILHILSYGDFSVNEIIEILSMGQSRISRHLKILADAGLLKSRREGSWVYYGLVEKNQDFAAELTNLIISYIEDLPSRETDQRNANIVLGKRAERSQEFFNNLGEKWEKVQEEFINSNIYRAKLVDSIPANTNLVLDLGCGPGVMIPYLLERSEKVLAVDSSSVMIEAVKKEYKNDKRVQVEYAHLENLPIKSGTADCVVASMVLHHISDPIKVLNEVARCLSIGGIFSIVDLVKHNQEFMREKYADLWLGFETKILINWLVSSGFEVIVDEEIQTDSVFKIIFIKAKKKEDLNVRNSN from the coding sequence ATGGTAACGATCCTCTCCGATGTTCTGAATAGGCAAAAATCTGCCATTTTACCGGCACTCAAATCTGTGTCGGACGAGACTCGTGTTCGGATCTTGCATATTTTATCTTACGGAGATTTCTCAGTGAATGAGATCATAGAGATTCTTTCTATGGGTCAGTCTCGAATTTCAAGACATCTCAAAATTCTTGCAGATGCAGGACTGCTCAAATCTCGAAGAGAAGGTTCGTGGGTTTATTATGGGCTTGTAGAAAAAAATCAAGATTTCGCCGCAGAACTTACGAATTTAATTATTTCCTATATAGAAGATCTACCAAGTCGCGAGACGGATCAGCGTAACGCAAATATTGTCCTTGGCAAAAGAGCCGAGAGAAGCCAGGAATTTTTCAATAATCTTGGTGAGAAATGGGAAAAAGTTCAAGAAGAGTTTATCAATTCTAATATTTATAGAGCAAAATTGGTCGATTCCATCCCAGCTAACACGAACTTGGTTCTTGATTTAGGTTGTGGACCGGGAGTAATGATACCTTATCTTTTGGAACGCAGTGAGAAGGTTCTGGCAGTCGATTCATCTTCTGTGATGATTGAAGCAGTCAAGAAAGAATACAAAAATGATAAACGTGTCCAAGTTGAATATGCTCATTTAGAAAACTTACCAATCAAATCTGGAACTGCAGATTGCGTTGTTGCTTCCATGGTTTTGCATCATATTTCTGATCCAATCAAAGTACTGAATGAAGTCGCTCGTTGCTTGAGTATTGGTGGCATTTTTTCTATTGTTGATCTAGTAAAACACAATCAAGAATTTATGCGTGAGAAATATGCAGATCTATGGTTGGGTTTTGAGACTAAGATTCTTATCAATTGGTTGGTCTCTTCTGGATTTGAAGTGATAGTAGATGAAGAGATACAAACAGATTCCGTTTTTAAAATTATTTTTATTAAAGCAAAGAAAAAGGAGGACTTAAATGTCCGCAACAGCAACTAA
- the pyk gene encoding pyruvate kinase: MEQQTKNNNPNPLLKARKTKIICTIGPATADKQMIKKLAMAGMNVARLNMSHGNHDFHRQIIRNIKSLNKDTAGGNPIAILMDTQGPEIRTGDVDNELDLKVGETFTFHVIPGREAEAKSVFVNYIDIVKDLKVGDKVTVDNGLINLAVQEVREGELLCKVLDGGKLGSRKHINLPGIRVNIPSITQKDLKDILFGLEEEIDFIALSFVRSVDDVIQLRKIIEEKGAHAQIVAKIEDQEGVKNLDEIINVSDGVMVARGDLGVEVPLEDLPIIQRRIIKKCAIEGKRVIVATHLLESMIHNPSPTRAEVTDVANAVYEEADAIMLSGETAMGSYPVRCVEMLDKISRRIEQSGGMGYVKLKVPKDKKEEMAKSASDLADSLKSPAIIVITRRGIMANHVSSFHPSTAIVHAFTNMTSVRRKLWLNRGVIPYRMDFSSDPEKTIKQAIETLLKEKMVEKGDRVVILSDAIAGEERVDTIQIREVK; encoded by the coding sequence ATGGAACAACAAACAAAGAATAATAATCCGAATCCTCTCCTCAAAGCAAGAAAAACGAAAATTATCTGTACGATCGGCCCCGCAACTGCTGACAAACAAATGATTAAGAAACTTGCAATGGCTGGAATGAATGTAGCTCGACTCAATATGTCACACGGCAATCATGATTTCCATCGCCAGATCATACGGAATATAAAGTCGCTTAACAAAGATACGGCGGGTGGCAATCCGATTGCGATTCTTATGGATACTCAAGGTCCTGAGATTCGGACTGGTGATGTTGACAATGAGTTGGATTTAAAAGTTGGAGAGACTTTTACTTTCCATGTGATTCCAGGTCGAGAAGCTGAAGCCAAATCTGTATTTGTAAATTATATTGATATAGTAAAAGATTTAAAAGTGGGCGATAAGGTTACAGTTGATAATGGATTGATCAACCTTGCCGTACAAGAAGTTCGCGAGGGAGAGTTACTTTGCAAGGTTCTCGACGGTGGTAAGCTTGGTTCGAGAAAGCATATCAATCTTCCTGGTATTCGTGTAAATATTCCAAGCATTACACAGAAAGATCTAAAAGATATTTTATTTGGATTAGAAGAAGAAATTGATTTTATTGCTCTATCGTTTGTTCGATCGGTTGATGATGTTATTCAATTAAGAAAGATCATCGAAGAAAAAGGAGCTCATGCTCAGATTGTTGCGAAGATTGAAGATCAAGAAGGCGTCAAAAATTTGGACGAGATCATCAATGTTTCTGATGGTGTGATGGTTGCTCGAGGTGATCTTGGAGTTGAAGTACCGCTGGAAGATCTTCCGATCATTCAGAGACGGATTATCAAGAAATGTGCGATCGAAGGCAAAAGAGTAATTGTTGCAACCCATCTACTTGAATCGATGATTCACAATCCGTCACCGACCCGTGCAGAAGTTACGGATGTTGCAAACGCTGTATACGAAGAAGCTGATGCGATCATGCTATCTGGTGAGACAGCAATGGGCAGTTATCCCGTTCGTTGTGTCGAGATGTTGGATAAAATATCTCGAAGAATTGAACAAAGTGGTGGAATGGGATATGTAAAATTGAAGGTCCCTAAAGACAAAAAAGAGGAAATGGCAAAGTCAGCTTCTGATCTTGCAGATTCTTTGAAATCTCCAGCAATCATAGTGATTACTCGTCGTGGTATTATGGCGAATCATGTTTCTTCCTTCCACCCGAGTACGGCGATCGTTCACGCCTTTACCAATATGACTTCTGTTCGAAGAAAGTTGTGGCTCAATCGTGGGGTGATTCCTTATCGAATGGACTTTTCAAGCGATCCAGAAAAAACCATCAAACAAGCGATTGAGACACTTTTGAAGGAAAAAATGGTCGAAAAAGGTGATCGTGTTGTGATTCTTTCCGATGCAATTGCAGGCGAAGAACGCGTGGATACGATCCAAATCCGTGAAGTGAAATAA
- the asd gene encoding aspartate-semialdehyde dehydrogenase — protein MKKVKVGILGATGSVGQRFVELLENHKLFEVVALCASERSVGQKYGELMKSRWKISGDIPEYVKDIVVTSPTPSETQGVQIVFSGLDASIAGEVETAYAQAGVHVISNSKNHRMVPNVPILSAEVNPEHLDVLQYQKTPGKIITNSNCTIMGVTISLKPLMDLFGLESLFLFSMQAVSGAGYPGVPSMDIMGNIVPFIGGEEDKAEMEPQKCLGRVENGQIVPADFKMSAHCNRVPIFDGHTVCLSVKLKKKVDSKEIIEAWKNFRGEPQKLGLPSAPANPIVYREEQDRPQPRLDLMTGNGMTVVLGRLRPDPILDWKYVVLSHNTVRGAAGAAVLNAELIVNKGLI, from the coding sequence ATGAAAAAAGTAAAAGTTGGTATACTCGGAGCGACAGGATCTGTTGGTCAGAGATTTGTAGAATTATTAGAAAATCATAAACTCTTTGAAGTTGTGGCTCTCTGTGCATCGGAACGAAGTGTCGGCCAAAAATATGGTGAGTTGATGAAGTCTCGCTGGAAGATCTCAGGAGATATTCCAGAATACGTTAAAGATATAGTTGTAACATCTCCAACTCCATCCGAGACCCAAGGTGTACAAATTGTATTCTCAGGTTTAGATGCAAGTATCGCGGGTGAAGTAGAGACTGCATATGCACAAGCAGGAGTCCATGTAATTTCAAACAGTAAGAATCATCGCATGGTTCCCAATGTTCCGATTCTTAGTGCGGAAGTGAACCCAGAACATTTGGATGTACTGCAGTATCAGAAAACTCCCGGTAAAATTATAACTAATTCCAATTGTACGATCATGGGTGTAACAATTTCATTGAAGCCTTTGATGGATTTATTCGGTTTAGAATCTTTATTTTTATTTTCTATGCAAGCTGTCTCGGGTGCTGGATATCCAGGCGTTCCATCGATGGATATAATGGGCAATATCGTTCCATTCATCGGTGGTGAAGAAGATAAAGCTGAGATGGAACCACAAAAATGTTTGGGTCGTGTTGAGAACGGACAGATTGTTCCCGCAGATTTTAAAATGTCAGCACATTGCAATCGGGTCCCTATATTCGATGGACATACTGTTTGCTTATCCGTTAAACTTAAGAAGAAAGTAGATTCAAAAGAAATCATAGAAGCTTGGAAAAATTTTCGTGGTGAGCCACAGAAATTAGGACTTCCATCTGCTCCAGCCAATCCTATCGTTTATCGTGAAGAACAAGATCGTCCTCAACCAAGACTTGATTTAATGACCGGTAATGGTATGACTGTAGTTCTCGGAAGGCTTAGACCCGATCCGATCTTAGATTGGAAATATGTTGTGTTAAGTCACAATACAGTTCGTGGTGCTGCGGGTGCTGCAGTTCTCAATGCAGAATTAATTGTAAATAAGGGGCTAATCTAA
- a CDS encoding MBOAT family O-acyltransferase has protein sequence MKNGKEGRSERILLKSSKDELIDRTPSRDTGYRAILLISSLVFYSLLNGNHICILILVAFSDYCLGLGINLNRNQKLRKLLLIFSVTIDLSVLLFFKYFGLLIETCSELIIKLIKYCQLLFENADFWFSGSNGTFEGNGFGIIGAISTVTSPTWISEIVLPLGISFFIFQSMSYTIDVYRSVIRPETSFFRYLLYISFFPQLVAGPIVKAKEFLPQLLKRISWSEIPLAAIFGWIFLGIFKKAVLADRIAEISDTIYKYPDAVSSSFTWFGVFSYSLQIYLDFSGYTDIAIGLALLFGFRLSKNFDMPYTSSTITDFWNRWHISLSSWLRDYLYIPLGGNRISRWITFRNLFIVMMLGGIWHGASWNFLVWGCIHGILLAIERYFQWKDRVNQFNRFTKGILSIVVFCAVSFLWILFRSPDWNTTDQIINNLFANRSGLNIPYSMRLDLFWVSAICLIGHYLGATKRHPSYWMEKKFTYLHSIVAAFVLIAFVLLSADTKPFIYFVF, from the coding sequence ATGAAAAATGGAAAGGAGGGTCGAAGCGAACGGATTTTACTAAAATCTTCGAAAGATGAACTTATCGATCGAACTCCATCTCGCGATACTGGATACCGTGCGATCCTTCTGATTTCGTCTCTGGTTTTCTACTCTTTGTTGAATGGAAACCATATTTGCATTCTGATTTTAGTCGCATTTTCTGATTATTGCTTAGGATTAGGCATTAATTTAAATCGGAATCAGAAGCTAAGAAAACTGCTCTTGATTTTTTCTGTAACTATCGATTTGAGCGTTTTACTTTTCTTTAAGTATTTCGGTTTATTGATAGAAACATGCTCAGAATTGATCATTAAATTGATTAAATATTGTCAATTGCTTTTTGAGAATGCAGATTTCTGGTTTTCCGGCTCTAATGGAACCTTCGAGGGTAATGGTTTCGGTATTATCGGAGCAATAAGCACAGTTACTTCTCCCACTTGGATCTCGGAGATTGTTTTACCGCTTGGAATTTCCTTTTTTATCTTCCAGAGTATGAGCTATACGATTGATGTTTATCGATCTGTGATTAGACCGGAGACTTCTTTTTTTCGATATTTGTTGTATATTTCCTTTTTCCCTCAGCTTGTTGCAGGGCCGATTGTTAAGGCTAAGGAGTTTTTGCCTCAGTTATTGAAGCGGATTTCTTGGTCTGAAATTCCGTTGGCTGCTATCTTTGGATGGATTTTTCTTGGAATTTTTAAAAAGGCAGTTCTTGCGGATCGAATAGCCGAGATAAGTGATACTATTTATAAATACCCAGATGCCGTATCTTCGTCATTTACGTGGTTTGGAGTTTTCTCTTATAGTTTACAGATCTATTTGGATTTTAGTGGTTATACAGATATTGCAATCGGACTTGCACTTTTATTTGGTTTTAGGCTCTCAAAAAATTTCGATATGCCTTATACCTCATCTACGATTACGGATTTTTGGAATCGTTGGCATATAAGTCTGAGTTCTTGGCTCAGGGATTATTTGTATATTCCACTTGGTGGCAATCGGATTAGCAGATGGATTACGTTTAGAAATTTATTTATCGTGATGATGCTTGGTGGGATATGGCATGGTGCAAGCTGGAATTTTCTAGTCTGGGGTTGTATTCATGGAATTTTGCTCGCTATAGAAAGATATTTTCAATGGAAAGATCGAGTTAATCAATTCAATAGATTTACAAAAGGTATTTTGTCTATTGTAGTATTCTGCGCGGTGAGTTTTTTGTGGATTTTATTTCGGTCTCCCGACTGGAACACAACGGACCAAATAATCAATAATTTATTTGCGAATCGATCAGGACTCAATATTCCTTATTCGATGAGATTGGATCTCTTCTGGGTCAGTGCAATATGTTTGATAGGACATTATTTAGGTGCAACAAAAAGGCACCCGAGTTACTGGATGGAAAAGAAATTTACCTATCTGCATTCAATTGTAGCAGCTTTCGTACTGATCGCTTTTGTTCTATTGAGTGCTGATACCAAGCCTTTTATTTACTTTGTTTTCTGA